From one Cynocephalus volans isolate mCynVol1 chromosome X, mCynVol1.pri, whole genome shotgun sequence genomic stretch:
- the MAGEE2 gene encoding melanoma-associated antigen E2 translates to MSLVSQNARYGSAETTADYSDGRGEMQATNASGPPTSLLVPDAPRGPQEPIDPQGASASLAAQDSNDLEILIDEQSRRLGALKVHDPLEDRSIALMNFMRMKSQTEGSIQQSEMLEFLREYSGQFPEILRRASAHLDRVYGLNLRVLDPQADTYNLISKRGPQNTDRIAESLDMPKAGLLALVLGHILLNGNRAREASIWDLLLKADVLDESQRINNLFGNTRNLLTTDFVRMRFLEYWPVYGTNPLEFEFLWGSRAHREITKMEALKFVAEAHGEEPWRWPEEYNKALEADKAKERNQAAGLEFWSEDIMNDKANDLVQLAINVTEELLPIHQDELLAHTGKEFEDVFPNILSRATLILDLFYGFSLIEVDTSEHIYLLVQQPESEEEQLMLESLGRPTQEYVMPILGLIFLMGNRVKEANVWNLLRRFSVDVGRKHAITCKLMRQRYLECRPLSYSNPVEYELLWGPRAHLETTKMKALEYMAKLYRKRPQDWPEQYREAVEDEDARARSEATAMFFFGSM, encoded by the coding sequence ATGTCTCTGGTAAGCCAGAATGCGCGCTACGGCAGCGCAGAGACCACTGCAGATTACAGCGACGGCCGGGGTGAAATGCAGGCTACTAACGCCTCCGGGCCCCCCACCTCCTTGCTAGTCCCCGATGCCCCCCGGGGCCCGCAGGAGCCAATAGACCCACAGGGTGCCAGCGCTTCCCTGGCTGCGCAGGACTCGAATGACCTCGAGATCCTGATTGACGAGCAGTCCCGACGTTTGGGGGCGCTCAAGGTCCACGACCCTCTAGAAGATAGGTCGATTGCTTTGATGAATTTCATGAGAATGAAAAGTCAAACCGAGGGGTCTATCCAGCAGTCAGAGATGCTGGAGTTTCTCAGAGAATACTCAGGTCAGTTCCCTGAGATCCTCAGACGAGCCTCTGCACACCTGGATCGGGTCTATGGGTTGAACCTGAGGGTTCTTGACCCCCAGGCTGACACCTACAACCTAATCAGCAAACGGGGTCCCCAGAATACTGATCGGATAGCAGAGTCCCTGGACATGCCAAAGGCAGGTCTTCTGGCCCTGGTCCTAGGCCACATTCTTCTTAATGGCAACCGAGCAAGAGAGGCCTCCATTTGGGACCTGCTGCTAAAGGCTGATGTCTTGGATGAGTCTCAGAGGATCAACAACCTCTTTGGGAACACAAGGAACCTCCTCACTACTGACTTTGTACGCATGCGCTTCTTGGAGTACTGGCCAGTGTATGGCACTAATCCCCTCGAATTTGAGTTCTTGTGGGGTTCTAGAGCCCACAGGGAAATCACAAAGATGGAAGCCCTGAAGTTTGTGGCAGAGGCCCATGGTGAAGAACCCTGGAGATGGCCAGAAGAATATAACAAGGCCCTGGAAGCTGACAAAGCCAAAGAAAGAAACCAGGCTGCTGGCTTAGAGTTCTGGTCAGAGGACATAATGAATGATAAGGCAAATGATTTGGTCCAGTTGGCCATTAATGTCACTGAGGAGCTGCTGCCCATACATCAGGATGAGCTATTGGCTCACACTGGCAAAGAATTCGAGGATGTGTTCCCGAATATCCTCAGTCGAGCTACTCTAATCCTTGACCTGTTCTATGGGTTCTCTCTGATTGAGGTTGATACCAGTGAGCACATCTACCTCCTTGTCCAGCAGCCAGAATCAGAAGAAGAGCAATTGATGCTAGAGAGCCTGGGGAGACCCACTCAAGAATATGTGATGCCGATCCTGGGTTTGATCTTCCTGATGGGCAACCGTGTCAAAGAGGCCAACGTCTGGAACTTGCTTCGGAGATTCAGTGTGGATGTAGGGAGAAAGCATGCCATCACCTGTAAGCTTATGAGACAGCGTTACCTGGAATGCAGGCCACTATCCTACTCTAATCCAGTTGAATATGAGCTTCTATGGGGTCCTCGAGCTCACCTTGAAACCACCAAAATGAAAGCCTTGGAGTACATGGCAAAGCTCTACAGAAAGCGACCACAGGACTGGCCAGAGCAATATAGGGAGGCTGTGGAAGATGAGGACGCCAGAGCCAGATCAGAGGCAACTGCCATGTTCTTCTTTGGCTCCATGTAA